A region of Equus przewalskii isolate Varuska chromosome 29, EquPr2, whole genome shotgun sequence DNA encodes the following proteins:
- the GRAP2 gene encoding GRB2-related adapter protein 2 isoform X1 → MEAIAKFDFTASGEDELSFHTGDVLKILSNQEEWFKAELGSQEGYVPKNFIDIQFPEWFHEGLSRHQAENLLMGKEVGFFIIRASQSSPGDFSISVRHEDDVQHFKVMRDNKGNYFLWTEKFPSLNKLVDYYRTASISRQKQIFLRDRTREDQGRRGSSLDRRLQGGPHLSGAMGEEIRPSMNRKLSDHPPPAPLQYPPAPPPQQQRYLQHPHFHQERRGGSLDINDGHCGMGVGSEMNAALMHRRHTDPVQLQVAGRVRWARALYDFEALEDDELGFRCGEVVEVLDSSNPSWWTGRLHNRLGLFPANYVAPMTR, encoded by the exons ATCTTAAGTAACCAAGAGGAGTGGTTCAAGGCGGAACTTGGGAGCCAAGAAGGATATGTGCCCAAGAATTTTATAGACATCCAGTTTCCTGA ATGGTTTCACGAAGGCCTCTCGAGACACCAGGCAGAGAACTTACTCATGGGCAAGGAGGTCGGTTTCTTCATCATCCGGGCCAGCCAGAGCTCCCCCGGGGACTTCTCCATCTCCGTCAG GCATGAGGATGATGTTCAGCACTTCAAGGTCATGAGAGACAACAAGGGTAATTACTTCCTGTGGACAGAGAAGTTTCCATCTCTCAATAAGCTGGTGGATTACTACAGGACGGCTTCCATCTCCAGACAGAAGCAGATCTTTCTGAGGGACAGGACCCGAGAGGATCAG GGTCGCCGGGGCAGCAGCCTGGACCGGAGGCTCCAGGGAGGCCCACACCTCAGTGGGGCCATGGGAGAGGAAATCCGGCCTTCGATGAACCGGAAGCTGTCAGATCACCCACCACCGGCTCCCTTGCAGTATCCCCCGGCACCGCCACCACAGCAGCAGCGGTATCTGCAGCATCCCCATTTTCATCAG GAACGCCGTGGAGGCAGCCTTGACATAAACGATGGACACTGTGGCATGGGCGTGGGCAGTGAAATGAACGCCGCCCTCATGCACAGGAGACACACAGACCCGGTGCAACTCCAAGTGGCTGGG CGAGTGCGGTGGGCCCGTGCACTGTACGACTTCGAGGCCCTTGAGGACGACGAGCTGGGGTTCCGCTGCGGAGAGGTGGTGGAAGTCCTGGATAGCTCCAACCCGTCCTGGTGGACCGGCCGCCTGCACAACAGACTGGGCCTCTTCCCCGCCAACTACGTGGCACCCATGACCCGGTGA
- the GRAP2 gene encoding GRB2-related adapter protein 2 isoform X2, translated as MGKEVGFFIIRASQSSPGDFSISVRHEDDVQHFKVMRDNKGNYFLWTEKFPSLNKLVDYYRTASISRQKQIFLRDRTREDQGRRGSSLDRRLQGGPHLSGAMGEEIRPSMNRKLSDHPPPAPLQYPPAPPPQQQRYLQHPHFHQERRGGSLDINDGHCGMGVGSEMNAALMHRRHTDPVQLQVAGRVRWARALYDFEALEDDELGFRCGEVVEVLDSSNPSWWTGRLHNRLGLFPANYVAPMTR; from the exons ATGGGCAAGGAGGTCGGTTTCTTCATCATCCGGGCCAGCCAGAGCTCCCCCGGGGACTTCTCCATCTCCGTCAG GCATGAGGATGATGTTCAGCACTTCAAGGTCATGAGAGACAACAAGGGTAATTACTTCCTGTGGACAGAGAAGTTTCCATCTCTCAATAAGCTGGTGGATTACTACAGGACGGCTTCCATCTCCAGACAGAAGCAGATCTTTCTGAGGGACAGGACCCGAGAGGATCAG GGTCGCCGGGGCAGCAGCCTGGACCGGAGGCTCCAGGGAGGCCCACACCTCAGTGGGGCCATGGGAGAGGAAATCCGGCCTTCGATGAACCGGAAGCTGTCAGATCACCCACCACCGGCTCCCTTGCAGTATCCCCCGGCACCGCCACCACAGCAGCAGCGGTATCTGCAGCATCCCCATTTTCATCAG GAACGCCGTGGAGGCAGCCTTGACATAAACGATGGACACTGTGGCATGGGCGTGGGCAGTGAAATGAACGCCGCCCTCATGCACAGGAGACACACAGACCCGGTGCAACTCCAAGTGGCTGGG CGAGTGCGGTGGGCCCGTGCACTGTACGACTTCGAGGCCCTTGAGGACGACGAGCTGGGGTTCCGCTGCGGAGAGGTGGTGGAAGTCCTGGATAGCTCCAACCCGTCCTGGTGGACCGGCCGCCTGCACAACAGACTGGGCCTCTTCCCCGCCAACTACGTGGCACCCATGACCCGGTGA